A window of the Ostrea edulis chromosome 1, xbOstEdul1.1, whole genome shotgun sequence genome harbors these coding sequences:
- the LOC130047605 gene encoding uncharacterized protein LOC130047605, producing the protein MISDDPEYAVEEEIHQLFRAQTKTLAACDFKKPTSMPLRIRASTYSCSRPFLKKTLVMDLEEMRNSLLSGYVGERKRVSFRCYRAGSPGYAVVSKRTFGDLSWQKETDQRGQRFYPATVMVDDDSEDFIRPVCNSIGSAQRPLRIKVIGCKSIDKSMIIKQIVTSEFNGLQDTTSKLRVFELMTYAIYLCVHHSIVILLLIFFAREEQFHHCSFESRWRRFHRRVGGSPVLQGIFFF; encoded by the coding sequence ATGATATCTGACGATCCAGAGTATGCAGTTGAGGAAGAAATTCATCAGCTCTTTCGAGCACAGACTAAAACGTTGGCAGCTTGCGATTTCAAAAAGCCAACTTCCATGCCATTACGAATCCGGGCGTCGACATACTCTTGCAGTCGTCCATTCCTGAAAAAGACCTTAGTTATGGATTTGGAGGAAATGCGAAACTCTCTTTTGTCAGGCTATGTGGGTGAACGCAAAAGGGTCAGTTTCCGATGCTACAGGGCAGGGTCACCGGGATATGCAGTCGTTTCCAAAAGGACTTTTGGAGACCTTTCCTGGCAAAAAGAGACTGACCAGAGGGGGCAGCGATTTTACCCAGCCACCGTAATGGTCGATGACGACAGCGAGGATTTTATAAGGCCAGTCTGTAACAGTATAGGTTCCGCTCAACGACCTCTCAGAATTAAAGTCATCGGATGTAAATCGATAGACAAATCCATGATCATCAAGCAGATTGTCACTTCCGAGTTTAATGGACTCCAAGATACTACAAGTAAGCTGAGAGTATTTGAATTAATGACATATGCTATTTATCTTTGTGTTCATCATTCTATTGTAATATTGTTGCTTATATTTTTTGCTAGAGAAGAACAATTTCATCACTGTTCCTTTGAATCTAGATGGCGAAGATTCCATCGTCGAGTTGGAGGAAGTCCAGTTCTGcaaggtattttttttttttaa
- the LOC130049450 gene encoding uncharacterized protein LOC130049450, with product MWGKTSRWMVMFRSSPALMCRSKDNPVRLFGCWYYNAYSSSRHYSDTASEKPKINRVITPKDDRTQLHFRIINDPKLTLREKHIMVSALIADVKFFDEEYGKLVYADPYGRDVLQFMKTRQLLPLIGIPAACIIAYFIPYSIYIQAAMAGVVSTLCVTEFYRAMTNIKKRIFFIYYEPQHQVYTALNLTGLHDFQATHFSEEDFQPSEKDGPHKVMLHGKTFSAFEGKDAYLNDKYFEILWKEKIVEKDDNVKNEIAETGKENNS from the coding sequence ATGTGGGGAAAAACTTCAAGGTGGATGGTGATGTTTCGTTCTTCGCCAGCCCTGATGTGCCGTAGTAAAGATAATCCAGTGAGGCTGTTTGGTTGTTGGTATTACAATGCATACTCTTCATCAAGACACTACAGTGATACAGCCTCGGAAAAACCGAAGATAAACAGAGTTATAACCCCAAAGGATGATAGAACTCAGCTTCATTTCCGTATCATCAATGACCCCAAGTTAACACTCAGGGAGAAGCACATAATGGTGTCAGCCCTGATTGCTGATGTCAAGTTCTTTGATGAGGAATACGGGAAATTGGTGTATGCTGATCCGTACGGAAGAGATGTCCTTCAGTTTATGAAGACTAGGCAACTGCTTCCTTTAATTGGAATACCAGCAGCTTGTATAATAGCATATTTCATCCCCTATAGTATTTATATACAGGCAGCAATGGCTGGGGTGGTATCCACTCTTTGTGTGACAGAATTCTACAGGGCGATGACAAACATAAAGAAGaggattttctttatttactaTGAGCCTCAGCATCAAGTCTACACAGCATTGAATTTGACGGGGCTTCACGACTTTCAGGCAACACATTTTAGTGAAGAGGACTTTCAACCCAGTGAGAAAGACGGACCACACAAAGTTATGTTGCATGGAAAGACTTTTTCTGCATTTGAAGGAAAGGATGCTTATCTAAATGAcaagtattttgaaattttgtggaaagagaaaattgttgaaaaagaTGATAAcgttaaaaatgaaattgctGAAACTGGAAAAGAAAATAACAGTTGA
- the LOC125658251 gene encoding uncharacterized protein LOC125658251 isoform X1, with translation MTDLKLDVRIGSAIIWCFVLVEFSDSISTIGPTCFSCDREVLPTTCSSVATCGPHETCAMEKGVDLLYDNVFWSGCKDKMDCDTNRRRRFPDDVTVTCSKCCDGNFCNSEGCGEPGFPIGRHVCFSCFNMTSSSNCSHVVMCRENEVCYFEEVHHNDSVTYHSGCRTLPECKMDQWCGGCCLGNFCNSGCHPYDNLRPLYQYVTLTNPPESKWITVPSR, from the exons ATGACAGATTTGAAAT TAGATGTCAGGATTGGGTCAGCAATAATTTGGTGTTTCGTTCTGGTGGAATTTTCGGACTCCATTTCC ACTATTGGTCCAACATGTTTCAGCTGTGACAGGGAGGTCCTCCCGACCACGTGCTCTAGTGTTGCCACCTGTGGCCCCCATGAA ACATGCGCAATGGAGAAGGGAGTTGATCTACTATACGATAATGTTTTCTGGTCAGGCTGCAAAGACAAAATG GACTGCGATACTAACAGAAGGAGACGTTTTCCAGATGACGTCACCGTCACTTGTTCCAAGTGCTGTGATGGCAACTTCTGCAATTCTGAGGGGTGTGGAGAGCCAG GATTTCCAATTGGTAGACATGTTTGTTTTAGCTGCTTTAACATGACGTCATCATCGAACTGTTCTCACGTTGTCATGTGTCGGGAAAATGAG GTTTGTTACTTTGAAGAAGTTCATCACAATGACAGCGTCACCTATCATTCCGGATGTAGGACACTTCCG GAATGTAAGATGGACCAATGGTGTGGTGGTTGCTGTCTCGGGAATTTCTGTAACTCGGGCTGCCATCCTTACGACAACCTGCGACCATTATACCAGTACGTCACTCTGACAAACCCGCCAGAATCAAAGTGGATAACTGTCCCTTCTCGATAA
- the LOC125658251 gene encoding uncharacterized protein LOC125658251 isoform X2, which translates to MTDLKYVRIGSAIIWCFVLVEFSDSISTIGPTCFSCDREVLPTTCSSVATCGPHETCAMEKGVDLLYDNVFWSGCKDKMDCDTNRRRRFPDDVTVTCSKCCDGNFCNSEGCGEPGFPIGRHVCFSCFNMTSSSNCSHVVMCRENEVCYFEEVHHNDSVTYHSGCRTLPECKMDQWCGGCCLGNFCNSGCHPYDNLRPLYQYVTLTNPPESKWITVPSR; encoded by the exons ATGACAGATTTGAAAT ATGTCAGGATTGGGTCAGCAATAATTTGGTGTTTCGTTCTGGTGGAATTTTCGGACTCCATTTCC ACTATTGGTCCAACATGTTTCAGCTGTGACAGGGAGGTCCTCCCGACCACGTGCTCTAGTGTTGCCACCTGTGGCCCCCATGAA ACATGCGCAATGGAGAAGGGAGTTGATCTACTATACGATAATGTTTTCTGGTCAGGCTGCAAAGACAAAATG GACTGCGATACTAACAGAAGGAGACGTTTTCCAGATGACGTCACCGTCACTTGTTCCAAGTGCTGTGATGGCAACTTCTGCAATTCTGAGGGGTGTGGAGAGCCAG GATTTCCAATTGGTAGACATGTTTGTTTTAGCTGCTTTAACATGACGTCATCATCGAACTGTTCTCACGTTGTCATGTGTCGGGAAAATGAG GTTTGTTACTTTGAAGAAGTTCATCACAATGACAGCGTCACCTATCATTCCGGATGTAGGACACTTCCG GAATGTAAGATGGACCAATGGTGTGGTGGTTGCTGTCTCGGGAATTTCTGTAACTCGGGCTGCCATCCTTACGACAACCTGCGACCATTATACCAGTACGTCACTCTGACAAACCCGCCAGAATCAAAGTGGATAACTGTCCCTTCTCGATAA